Proteins encoded by one window of Streptomyces clavuligerus:
- a CDS encoding Na+/H+ antiporter gives MDQLALLLALLFGAVLTVPLADRLDLPAPVLMTLAGAAVAFLPFVPAVDIPPEFILPLVLPPLLYAAVQRTSWRQFAANVRPILLLAVALVLVTTVAVASVAHAVVPGLPVAAAIALGALVAPPDPIAATAVAGRLGLPRRLVSILEGEGLFNDVTAIVVYHIAIAAVVSGVFSWPAAAAQFVLSAAVAVVVGLALGWLSNQLMSRLGDATLQVGLSLMVPYVSYVLAEELYGSGVLAVLTTALFLAERAADPDDVMGRLAGSTFWQIVDTLVTGVAFGLIGLELRTVLATVDGRFLTLLGWGALITAVVVGVRLCWLLPATWLAQRLHTRRDYAEDIPMSWRETVVMWWSGMRGVASVALALAIPLLTDSGAPFPARDEIVFIAFVVILATLVLQGLTLPWLVRRLGVRPDAEAEHELEHSLALRAARAARHRLREIEEVEELPDDLAERLLRGAYEVGARISPDIVDEERREWYSHRAERARIFRRVQREMLSAARHEVLAARSEPGTNPEIVDRVLRRIDVRSLR, from the coding sequence GTGGACCAGTTGGCGCTGCTGCTCGCGCTGCTCTTCGGCGCCGTTCTGACGGTGCCCCTGGCCGACCGGCTCGATCTGCCCGCGCCCGTGCTGATGACCCTGGCCGGGGCCGCCGTCGCCTTTCTGCCCTTCGTGCCGGCCGTCGACATCCCGCCCGAGTTCATCCTCCCGCTGGTGCTGCCGCCGCTGCTGTACGCGGCGGTCCAGCGCACCTCGTGGCGGCAGTTCGCCGCGAACGTCCGGCCCATCCTGCTGCTCGCGGTCGCCCTCGTCCTCGTCACGACCGTGGCGGTCGCCTCCGTTGCCCACGCCGTCGTCCCCGGACTGCCGGTCGCCGCCGCGATCGCCCTCGGCGCGCTGGTCGCGCCGCCCGACCCGATCGCCGCCACCGCCGTGGCCGGACGGCTCGGGCTGCCCCGCCGCCTGGTCTCCATCCTGGAGGGTGAGGGGCTCTTCAACGACGTCACCGCGATCGTCGTCTACCACATCGCCATCGCCGCCGTGGTCAGCGGCGTCTTCTCCTGGCCGGCCGCCGCGGCGCAGTTCGTGCTCTCCGCCGCCGTCGCGGTCGTCGTCGGGCTGGCCCTCGGCTGGCTCTCCAACCAGCTCATGAGCCGTCTCGGCGACGCCACCCTCCAGGTCGGCCTCTCGCTGATGGTCCCCTATGTCAGCTATGTCCTCGCGGAGGAGCTGTACGGCTCCGGCGTCCTCGCGGTGCTCACCACCGCGCTCTTCCTCGCCGAGCGCGCCGCCGACCCCGACGACGTGATGGGCCGCCTCGCCGGAAGCACGTTCTGGCAGATCGTCGACACCCTGGTCACCGGTGTCGCCTTCGGTCTCATCGGACTGGAGCTGCGGACCGTCCTCGCCACCGTCGACGGCCGCTTCCTCACCCTGCTCGGCTGGGGAGCGCTGATCACGGCGGTGGTCGTGGGGGTGCGGCTGTGCTGGCTGCTGCCCGCCACCTGGCTCGCCCAGCGGCTGCACACCCGCCGGGACTACGCCGAGGACATCCCGATGAGCTGGCGCGAGACGGTCGTCATGTGGTGGTCCGGGATGCGCGGGGTCGCCTCGGTCGCGCTCGCCCTCGCGATCCCGCTGCTCACCGACAGCGGAGCGCCCTTCCCCGCCCGTGACGAGATCGTCTTCATCGCCTTCGTGGTGATCCTGGCCACCCTGGTGCTCCAGGGGCTGACCCTGCCCTGGCTGGTGAGACGGCTCGGGGTGCGCCCCGACGCCGAGGCCGAGCACGAACTGGAGCACAGCCTCGCGCTGCGGGCCGCCCGCGCCGCCCGGCACCGGCTCCGGGAGATCGAGGAGGTCGAGGAGTTGCCCGACGACCTCGCCGAGCGGCTGCTGCGGGGCGCCTACGAGGTCGGGGCGCGGATCAGCCCGGACATCGTCGACGAGGAGCGGCGCGAGTGGTACTCCCACCGGGCCGAACGGGCGCGGATCTTCCGCCGGGTCCAGCGGGAGATGCTGTCGGCGGCCCGCCACGAGGTGCTGGCCGCCCGCAGCGAACCGGGCACGAACCCCGAGATCGTGGACCGGGTGCTGCGCCGGATCGACGTCCGCAGCCTGCGCTGA
- a CDS encoding mechanosensitive ion channel family protein has protein sequence MENVLRPLIVIGGSAVLTLCVGWLADLLLRRADARHPETPLWGLLRRCRLPLRLVLGTALLRTAWPQSRIGALADHRAGVDRLLSLVLIGASAWLVVTIATAVVESVYARYAAATRDPARVRRVRTQITLIRRVVIAVVGVVALAAMLLTFPAMKTVGTSMLASAGVLGIVAGVAAQSTLGNLFAGLQIAFGDMVRIGDTVVVDGEWGTVEEITLTFLAVRTWDERRITMPVSYFTGRPFENWSRGGAQLTGTVLFHLDHSAPVPALRKRVGELVRECPAWDGRDWSLAVTDTTPSTIQVRAVVTAKDADDLWTVRCAVREGLIAWVHTHHPYALPKIATGPAAGPGGPVLPGPRRSPDDRPPRA, from the coding sequence ATGGAGAACGTGCTGCGCCCGCTGATCGTCATCGGTGGTTCGGCCGTCCTCACGCTCTGCGTGGGGTGGCTGGCCGATCTGCTGCTCCGCCGTGCCGACGCCCGGCACCCCGAGACCCCGCTGTGGGGGCTGCTGCGCCGCTGCCGCCTCCCGCTGCGGCTGGTGCTCGGCACCGCGCTACTGAGAACGGCCTGGCCACAGAGCCGGATCGGTGCCCTGGCGGACCACCGGGCCGGGGTGGACCGGCTGCTCTCCCTGGTCCTGATCGGCGCCTCGGCCTGGCTGGTCGTCACCATCGCCACCGCCGTCGTGGAATCGGTCTACGCCCGCTACGCAGCGGCCACCCGGGACCCCGCCCGGGTACGCCGGGTGCGGACCCAGATCACCCTGATCCGGCGGGTGGTCATAGCGGTGGTGGGGGTGGTGGCCCTCGCCGCGATGCTGCTGACCTTCCCGGCGATGAAGACGGTCGGCACCTCGATGCTGGCCTCGGCCGGTGTGCTCGGGATCGTCGCCGGTGTCGCCGCCCAGTCCACCCTCGGCAATCTCTTCGCCGGTCTCCAGATCGCCTTCGGGGACATGGTGCGGATCGGCGACACCGTGGTGGTGGACGGGGAGTGGGGCACGGTCGAGGAGATCACACTCACCTTTCTCGCCGTCCGGACCTGGGACGAGCGCCGGATCACCATGCCGGTCTCGTACTTCACCGGCAGGCCCTTCGAGAACTGGTCGCGCGGCGGGGCCCAGCTCACCGGGACGGTCCTGTTCCATCTGGACCACTCGGCCCCGGTCCCGGCGCTGCGGAAACGGGTGGGCGAGCTGGTACGGGAGTGCCCCGCGTGGGACGGCCGGGACTGGTCGCTGGCCGTCACGGACACCACGCCCAGCACCATCCAGGTACGGGCGGTGGTCACCGCGAAGGACGCCGACGATCTGTGGACGGTGCGGTGCGCGGTCCGGGAGGGGCTGATCGCCTGGGTGCACACGCACCATCCGTACGCCCTGCCGAAGATCGCGACGGGACCGGCGGCGGGGCCCGGCGGCCCGGTGCTCCCGGGCCCGCGCCGGTCTCCCGACGACCGGCCGCCGCGCGCCTGA
- a CDS encoding alkaline phosphatase D family protein: MTSRFPSIPSRRALVRAAAATATTAAALAAAPAAASPATDPDPGAGSGSASGSPGFLHGVASGDPLPDGILLWTRVTPAPEAIPGSGLGPDTPVTWEVAEDSGFTRIVARGAVTARAASDHTVRADVRGLRPQTAYHFRFSSGEAVSPVGRTRTAPAADTAADRLTLGVVSCANWESGHFSAYRHLAERTDLDAVLHLGDYIYEYGTGSYPGPDRVVRPHSPAHEIVTLADYRLRHGTYKTDPQLQTMHAAHPVIAIWDDHEFANDAWSGGAENHTPATEGEYAARAAAARQAYFEWMPVRAATEGTVYRRLGFGSLVDLHLLDLRSFRSQQSSIGNGAVDDPERTITGRAQLDWLKGRLSTSQAAWKLVGTSVMISPVAFGALPAHLLAPLAELLGLPKEGIAISVDQWDGYTDDRRELLAHLTGQSIGNTVFLTGDIHMAWANDVPVRAATYPLSRSAATEFVVSSVTSDNLDDLLKVPPGTASTAAATAIHAANRHVHWVDMDEHGYGVLDVTAERAQMDYYVVSDRRDPAATSRWVRSYRTRSGTQRVERVHQPVR, from the coding sequence GTGACCAGTCGATTCCCCTCGATCCCCAGCCGCCGCGCGCTCGTCAGGGCCGCCGCCGCCACCGCCACCACGGCAGCCGCCCTGGCCGCCGCGCCCGCCGCCGCCTCCCCCGCGACCGACCCCGACCCCGGTGCCGGCTCCGGCTCCGCTTCAGGCTCTCCCGGCTTTCTGCACGGCGTCGCCTCCGGTGACCCCCTGCCCGACGGCATCCTGCTCTGGACCCGGGTGACCCCCGCACCGGAGGCGATACCCGGCTCGGGCCTCGGCCCCGACACCCCGGTGACCTGGGAGGTCGCCGAGGACTCCGGCTTCACCCGGATCGTCGCCCGGGGCGCCGTCACCGCCCGCGCCGCATCCGACCACACCGTCCGCGCCGATGTCCGGGGACTGCGCCCGCAGACCGCGTACCACTTCCGCTTCTCCTCGGGCGAGGCCGTCTCCCCCGTGGGCCGCACCCGCACCGCGCCCGCCGCGGACACCGCCGCCGACCGGCTCACCCTCGGCGTCGTCTCCTGCGCCAACTGGGAGTCCGGCCACTTCTCCGCCTACCGCCATCTCGCGGAGCGCACCGACCTCGACGCCGTGCTCCACCTCGGCGACTACATCTACGAGTACGGAACGGGCAGCTACCCCGGCCCCGACCGGGTGGTCCGCCCCCACTCCCCCGCGCACGAGATCGTCACCCTGGCCGACTACCGGCTGCGCCACGGCACCTACAAGACCGATCCGCAGCTCCAGACGATGCACGCCGCGCATCCGGTGATCGCGATCTGGGACGACCACGAGTTCGCCAACGACGCCTGGTCGGGCGGGGCCGAGAACCACACCCCGGCCACGGAGGGCGAGTACGCGGCCCGCGCGGCGGCGGCCCGGCAGGCGTACTTCGAGTGGATGCCGGTCCGCGCGGCCACCGAGGGCACCGTCTACCGGCGGCTGGGCTTCGGCTCCCTCGTCGATCTGCATCTGCTGGATCTGCGCAGCTTCCGCTCCCAGCAGTCGTCCATCGGCAACGGCGCCGTGGACGACCCGGAGCGCACCATCACCGGCCGCGCCCAGCTCGACTGGCTCAAGGGGCGGCTCAGCACCTCACAGGCGGCCTGGAAGCTGGTCGGCACCTCGGTGATGATCTCCCCGGTCGCCTTCGGGGCGCTGCCCGCGCATCTGCTGGCGCCGCTCGCGGAGCTGCTGGGGCTGCCCAAGGAGGGCATCGCGATCAGCGTCGACCAGTGGGACGGCTACACCGACGACCGCCGGGAGCTGCTCGCCCATCTGACCGGACAGTCCATCGGCAACACCGTCTTCCTCACCGGGGACATCCATATGGCCTGGGCGAACGACGTCCCGGTGCGGGCGGCCACCTATCCGCTGTCCCGTTCCGCCGCGACCGAGTTCGTCGTGTCCTCGGTGACCTCCGACAATCTGGACGATCTGCTGAAGGTGCCGCCGGGGACCGCGTCCACCGCCGCCGCGACCGCGATCCACGCGGCCAACCGCCATGTGCACTGGGTCGACATGGACGAGCACGGCTACGGCGTCCTCGACGTGACCGCCGAGCGGGCGCAGATGGACTACTACGTCGTCTCCGACCGGCGGGACCCGGCGGCGACCTCGCGCTGGGTTCGCTCGTACCGCACCCGCAGCGGCACCCAGCGGGTGGAGCGCGTCCACCAGCCGGTGCGCTGA
- a CDS encoding DsbA family protein — MSARNSKANKAAARERIRQQQEAQAKKDRTRRQLIVVGSTLGGLALVGGIAFGVKKASEPSAWDAAKNAKSVTAPANTTGTNGTELIIGKPEAKKTLELYEDSRCPSCAVFEQQVGKVLEKDVEDGKYKIKYIGATFIDNLDNGEGSKNALSALGAAVNVSPEAFLGFKAALYSAEMHPKESKDSFAEDSYLLKVADKVPALKDNAQFEKDVKEGTFDAWAMKMSATFEKSGIEGTPSLRMDGKLVTTEGSKNAPQTPEQFRAAVDKALKG, encoded by the coding sequence ATGAGCGCACGCAACAGCAAGGCCAACAAGGCTGCGGCCCGGGAGCGAATCCGCCAGCAGCAGGAGGCCCAGGCCAAGAAGGACCGCACCCGCCGTCAGCTGATCGTCGTCGGCTCGACCCTCGGCGGGCTCGCGCTGGTGGGCGGTATCGCCTTCGGGGTGAAGAAGGCCAGTGAGCCCAGCGCCTGGGACGCGGCCAAGAACGCCAAGTCCGTCACGGCCCCCGCGAACACCACCGGCACCAACGGCACCGAGCTGATCATCGGCAAGCCGGAGGCGAAGAAGACCCTGGAGCTGTACGAGGACTCCCGCTGCCCCTCCTGCGCCGTCTTCGAGCAGCAGGTGGGCAAGGTCCTGGAGAAGGACGTCGAGGACGGCAAGTACAAGATCAAGTACATCGGCGCCACCTTCATCGACAACCTCGACAACGGCGAGGGCTCCAAGAACGCGCTGAGCGCGCTGGGCGCGGCGGTCAACGTCAGCCCCGAGGCGTTCCTCGGCTTCAAGGCCGCCCTCTACTCCGCCGAGATGCATCCGAAGGAGAGCAAGGACTCGTTCGCCGAGGACTCCTACCTGCTGAAGGTCGCCGACAAGGTCCCGGCCCTGAAGGACAACGCCCAGTTCGAGAAGGACGTCAAGGAGGGCACCTTCGACGCCTGGGCGATGAAGATGTCGGCCACCTTCGAGAAGAGCGGGATCGAGGGCACCCCGTCGCTGCGCATGGACGGCAAGCTGGTCACCACCGAGGGCTCGAAGAACGCCCCGCAGACGCCGGAGCAGTTCCGGGCGGCGGTGGACAAGGCGCTCAAGGGCTGA
- a CDS encoding DUF2252 domain-containing protein produces the protein MSVPHPAEITPEERGEQILGEFDAAFGALLAADPDAFRVKFRKMASSAFAFYRGAACLFYADLERGHTARGDGAIATGPYLDERTSRVWIHGDLHAENFGTYMNANGRLIFNVNDFDEAYVGPFTWDLKRLAASLALIGHSKALSDGQITELVRICAAAYRERIHTLAAGAQDAEVPPFTLDTAEGPLLEALRHARSRTRFALLDSMTEIREAERRFSSGAGSVELDAAARYKVLAAFDGYLETLPESSLARPDSYRVKDVVGRRGIGIGSAGLPSYNILLEGTSDALENDVVIYMKQAQTPAVSRHVGDRAVREYFRHEGHRTVISQRALQDHADPWLGWTELDGAGQLVAEVSPYAVDLDWGDLDDPGRIAAVVADLGRAAATMHGAADDGSGHSLVPFSTERAIDAAIAADEEGFAGLLVDFAHDYGARARADHQIFVDLFRNGRIPGL, from the coding sequence ATGTCGGTACCGCACCCCGCCGAGATCACTCCCGAAGAGCGCGGCGAGCAGATCCTCGGTGAGTTCGACGCCGCTTTCGGTGCGCTCCTGGCCGCCGACCCGGACGCCTTCCGGGTCAAGTTCCGCAAGATGGCCTCCTCGGCGTTCGCGTTCTACCGGGGGGCCGCCTGCCTCTTCTACGCCGACCTGGAACGGGGTCACACGGCGCGCGGCGACGGCGCGATCGCCACCGGCCCCTATCTGGACGAGCGCACCAGCCGGGTGTGGATACACGGCGATCTCCACGCGGAGAACTTCGGCACGTACATGAATGCGAACGGCCGTCTGATCTTCAATGTGAACGACTTCGACGAGGCGTATGTGGGCCCCTTCACCTGGGACCTGAAGCGGCTGGCCGCCTCGCTGGCGCTGATCGGGCACTCCAAGGCGCTCAGCGACGGGCAGATCACCGAGCTGGTGCGGATCTGCGCCGCCGCCTACCGGGAGCGCATCCACACCCTCGCGGCCGGGGCGCAGGACGCGGAGGTGCCGCCGTTCACCCTGGACACCGCCGAGGGCCCGCTGCTCGAAGCGCTGCGGCACGCCCGCTCGCGCACCCGGTTCGCGCTGCTGGACTCGATGACCGAGATCCGCGAGGCCGAGCGGCGCTTCAGCTCCGGCGCGGGCTCCGTCGAGCTGGACGCCGCCGCGCGGTACAAGGTGCTCGCGGCCTTCGACGGCTATCTGGAGACCCTGCCCGAGTCCAGCCTCGCCCGCCCCGACTCCTACCGGGTGAAGGATGTCGTCGGCCGCCGCGGCATCGGGATCGGCTCCGCCGGCCTCCCCTCGTACAACATCCTCCTGGAGGGCACCAGCGACGCCCTGGAGAACGATGTCGTGATCTATATGAAGCAGGCGCAGACCCCGGCGGTCTCCCGCCATGTCGGCGACCGGGCGGTACGGGAGTACTTCCGGCACGAGGGCCACCGCACGGTGATCTCGCAGCGGGCGCTCCAGGACCACGCGGACCCCTGGCTGGGCTGGACCGAGCTGGACGGCGCGGGGCAGCTCGTGGCCGAGGTCTCCCCCTACGCGGTGGATCTGGACTGGGGCGATCTCGACGACCCCGGGCGGATCGCCGCCGTCGTCGCGGACCTGGGCCGGGCGGCGGCCACCATGCACGGCGCGGCGGACGACGGGAGCGGGCACTCGCTGGTGCCGTTCTCCACGGAACGGGCGATCGACGCGGCGATCGCGGCGGACGAGGAGGGCTTCGCGGGCCTGCTGGTGGACTTCGCGCACGACTACGGCGCCCGGGCCCGGGCCGATCACCAGATCTTCGTGGATCTCTTCCGCAACGGCCGGATACCGGGGCTGTGA
- a CDS encoding TraR/DksA family transcriptional regulator encodes MAADDGAAAVPTARTAAAPGPGGLAVRPGEEPWTPEEVAAARTELTSDVARLNAELAASEAALAGLMRDSGGGSSGDDADTGSKNITREHELALAANAREMLEQTERALQRLDAGTYGLCENCGKPIGKARMQAFPRATLCVECKQKQERRG; translated from the coding sequence GTGGCCGCCGACGACGGCGCGGCGGCCGTGCCCACGGCCCGCACGGCGGCGGCGCCGGGCCCGGGCGGACTGGCGGTCCGGCCGGGCGAGGAGCCCTGGACCCCCGAGGAGGTCGCCGCGGCCCGTACCGAGCTGACCTCGGATGTGGCCAGGCTCAACGCCGAGCTGGCGGCCTCCGAGGCGGCCCTCGCCGGGCTGATGCGGGACTCCGGCGGAGGCTCCAGCGGTGACGACGCCGACACCGGCAGCAAGAACATCACCCGCGAGCACGAGCTGGCCCTCGCCGCCAACGCCCGGGAGATGCTGGAGCAGACCGAGCGGGCCCTCCAGCGGCTGGACGCGGGCACCTACGGCCTCTGCGAGAACTGCGGCAAGCCCATCGGAAAGGCGCGTATGCAGGCATTTCCCCGGGCCACGCTCTGTGTGGAGTGCAAGCAGAAGCAGGAACGCCGGGGCTGA
- a CDS encoding SDR family NAD(P)-dependent oxidoreductase, protein MARTVVISGGGTGIGRAAAHAFADSGARVVLLGRRGTVLERAAERIPGAAWYAADLSRPEDVRRVADTIGRDQGAVDVLVHSAGGSGELEPPAEHTEPLAAVAEEWSHAFRLNVLTAVLLTEALRDRLATPGGRVLFLGSIAAYRGTGSRAGYAAAKAALHPYAFRLARELGPRGVTVNVVAPGLVEETDFFGGEPFPEDRLRERIAETATGRIGRPGDVAETLRWLASPAAGHITAQVIQVNGGAERGH, encoded by the coding sequence ATGGCACGCACCGTGGTGATCAGCGGCGGGGGTACCGGTATCGGACGTGCCGCCGCGCACGCCTTCGCGGACAGCGGCGCCCGGGTCGTCCTGCTCGGCCGCCGGGGGACGGTGCTGGAGCGGGCCGCCGAGCGGATTCCGGGGGCCGCCTGGTACGCGGCGGACCTGAGCCGCCCCGAGGACGTCCGCCGGGTGGCCGACACCATCGGACGCGATCAGGGCGCGGTCGACGTCCTCGTCCACAGCGCCGGGGGCAGCGGGGAGCTGGAACCCCCGGCGGAGCACACGGAGCCGCTGGCGGCCGTCGCCGAGGAGTGGTCCCACGCGTTCCGGCTCAACGTGCTCACCGCCGTCCTGCTCACCGAGGCGCTGCGGGACCGGCTCGCCACCCCCGGCGGCCGGGTGCTCTTCCTCGGCTCCATCGCCGCCTACCGGGGCACCGGCAGCCGGGCCGGGTACGCGGCGGCGAAGGCCGCGCTCCACCCGTACGCCTTCCGGCTCGCCCGGGAGCTGGGCCCGCGCGGGGTGACCGTGAACGTGGTGGCGCCGGGGCTGGTCGAGGAGACCGACTTCTTCGGCGGGGAGCCGTTCCCCGAGGACCGGCTGCGGGAGCGGATCGCCGAGACCGCGACCGGGCGGATCGGCCGCCCGGGGGATGTCGCCGAGACCCTCCGCTGGCTGGCCTCCCCGGCGGCCGGGCACATCACCGCCCAGGTGATCCAGGTCAACGGCGGAGCGGAACGGGGCCACTGA
- a CDS encoding RluA family pseudouridine synthase, whose product MSTLPEIRTLPVPDGLEGERVDAAISRMFGFSRTKAAELAAAGKVLVDGAAVGKSERVHGGAWLEVEMPQAPAPVQIVAEPVEGMEIVHDDDDIVVIVKPVGVAAHPSPGWTGTTVIGGLAAAGYRISTSGAAERQGIVHRLDVGTSGLMVVAKSERAYTLLKQQFRDRTVDKRYHALVQGHPDPMSGTIDAPIGRHPNHDYKWAVTAEGKPSVTHYDLLEAFRAASLLDIKLETGRTHQIRVHMSAHRHPCVGDLTYGADPTMAKRLGLTRQWLHAVRLGFEHPSDGRWVEYESGYPDDLRLALDKIAEESR is encoded by the coding sequence GTGAGCACCCTTCCCGAGATCCGCACCCTTCCCGTACCCGACGGCCTGGAGGGCGAGCGTGTCGACGCCGCCATCTCCCGGATGTTCGGGTTCTCCCGCACCAAGGCGGCCGAGCTGGCCGCCGCCGGGAAAGTGCTGGTCGACGGCGCCGCGGTGGGGAAGTCCGAGCGGGTCCACGGCGGTGCCTGGCTGGAGGTCGAGATGCCTCAGGCGCCCGCCCCGGTCCAGATCGTGGCGGAGCCGGTCGAGGGCATGGAGATCGTCCACGACGACGACGACATCGTGGTGATCGTCAAGCCCGTCGGAGTCGCCGCGCATCCCAGCCCCGGCTGGACCGGCACCACCGTGATCGGCGGTCTCGCCGCCGCGGGCTACCGGATCTCCACCTCCGGCGCGGCCGAGCGCCAGGGGATCGTGCACCGGCTGGACGTGGGCACGTCCGGGCTGATGGTCGTCGCCAAGTCCGAGCGGGCCTACACCCTGCTGAAGCAGCAGTTCCGGGACCGTACGGTGGACAAGCGCTACCACGCGCTGGTGCAGGGCCACCCGGACCCGATGAGCGGGACCATCGACGCCCCCATCGGCCGCCACCCCAACCACGACTACAAGTGGGCGGTGACGGCGGAGGGCAAGCCCTCGGTCACCCACTACGACCTGCTGGAAGCCTTCCGCGCGGCCTCGCTGCTGGACATCAAGCTGGAGACCGGGCGCACCCATCAGATCCGGGTGCACATGTCGGCGCACCGCCACCCCTGCGTGGGCGACCTGACCTACGGCGCCGACCCCACGATGGCCAAGCGGCTCGGGCTGACCCGGCAGTGGCTGCACGCGGTGCGCCTCGGCTTCGAGCACCCCTCGGACGGGCGCTGGGTGGAGTACGAGAGCGGCTACCCCGACGACCTCCGGCTGGCCCTGGACAAGATCGCCGAAGAGAGCCGCTGA
- the lspA gene encoding signal peptidase II, translating to MAEAERVIGTPDMPDVGDEAAASADRPRGRHRVAVLLSIAIVAYLIDLVTKTIVVKKLEGQPSIEVIGDLLRFEAVRNSGAAFGIGEAYTAVFTVIASTVILVIIRLARKLYSLPWAVALGLLLGGALGNLTDRIFRAPGVFEGAVVDFIAPAHFAVFNLADTAIVSGGVLIVILSFKGLDPDGTVHKD from the coding sequence GTGGCAGAGGCGGAGCGGGTCATCGGTACGCCGGATATGCCGGATGTCGGCGACGAGGCGGCGGCCTCGGCCGACCGGCCCCGGGGCAGGCATCGCGTCGCCGTGCTGCTCTCGATCGCGATCGTGGCGTATCTGATCGATCTCGTCACCAAGACGATCGTGGTGAAGAAGCTGGAGGGCCAGCCGTCGATCGAGGTCATCGGTGATCTGCTCCGCTTCGAGGCGGTACGGAACTCCGGCGCGGCCTTCGGCATCGGCGAGGCGTACACCGCGGTCTTCACCGTCATCGCCTCCACCGTGATCCTGGTGATCATCCGGCTCGCCCGCAAGCTCTACAGCCTGCCCTGGGCCGTCGCCCTCGGGCTGCTGCTGGGCGGGGCGCTCGGCAATCTCACCGACCGGATCTTCCGGGCCCCCGGGGTCTTCGAAGGGGCGGTCGTCGACTTCATCGCCCCCGCCCACTTCGCGGTCTTCAACCTCGCGGACACCGCGATCGTCTCCGGCGGTGTGCTGATCGTGATCCTCTCCTTCAAGGGCCTGGACCCCGACGGGACCGTCCACAAGGACTGA
- a CDS encoding dienelactone hydrolase family protein produces MHIMLFHSAQGLRPAVSAAADRLRAAGHEVWTPDLYDGTTFDTVEEGSARRDEIGMDELLRRAIAAAAPHSGRGLVYAGFSLGAAVAQNLALGDEKARGLLLLHGTSDIAPDTAVDELPVQLHVADPDAFEPHDWLTAWYLGMGRAGADVEIHRYPGAGHLYTDPDLPDYDAEAAERTWRVALGFLESLEG; encoded by the coding sequence ATGCACATCATGCTTTTCCATTCCGCCCAGGGGCTCCGTCCCGCCGTGAGTGCCGCCGCCGACCGGCTGCGGGCCGCGGGTCACGAGGTGTGGACGCCCGACCTGTACGACGGAACGACCTTCGACACCGTGGAGGAGGGGAGCGCCCGCCGGGACGAGATCGGCATGGACGAACTGCTGAGGCGGGCCATCGCCGCCGCCGCGCCCCACTCCGGCCGGGGGCTGGTGTACGCGGGGTTCTCGCTCGGCGCGGCCGTGGCCCAGAATCTGGCGCTGGGCGACGAGAAGGCCCGCGGGCTGCTTCTGCTGCACGGCACGTCGGACATCGCCCCCGACACGGCGGTGGACGAGCTGCCCGTTCAACTGCATGTCGCCGACCCGGACGCCTTTGAGCCGCACGACTGGCTGACGGCCTGGTATCTGGGGATGGGCCGGGCCGGGGCGGATGTGGAGATCCACCGCTACCCCGGTGCGGGGCATCTCTACACCGACCCGGACCTTCCGGACTATGACGCGGAGGCCGCCGAGCGGACCTGGCGGGTCGCGCTCGGCTTCCTGGAGTCGCTGGAGGGGTAG